The following proteins are co-located in the Methylomonas sp. 11b genome:
- the nrdR gene encoding transcriptional regulator NrdR has translation MRCPFCSAQDTRVIDTRLADDGDQVKRRRECVACKERFTTFEVVELTLPRIIKRNGARQSFDEAKLRSGMQRALEKRPVQVDAVEAALSRIKKALTAKGEREIPARELGELVMQELQTLDHVAFVRFASVYRSFQDVSEFTAMIENLQKHDA, from the coding sequence ATGCGTTGTCCGTTTTGCTCTGCACAAGATACTCGGGTGATCGATACCCGCTTGGCCGACGACGGCGATCAAGTCAAACGTCGCCGCGAATGCGTGGCCTGTAAAGAGCGGTTTACCACCTTTGAAGTGGTTGAATTGACCTTGCCGCGCATCATTAAACGCAATGGCGCCCGGCAAAGTTTCGACGAAGCCAAGCTGCGGTCCGGCATGCAGCGGGCCCTGGAAAAGCGCCCGGTACAAGTGGACGCCGTCGAAGCGGCGCTTAGCCGCATCAAAAAAGCCCTGACGGCGAAGGGCGAACGGGAAATTCCGGCTCGCGAATTGGGCGAACTGGTGATGCAAGAATTGCAAACACTTGATCATGTCGCTTTCGTACGCTTCGCCTCGGTGTATCGCAGCTTCCAGGATGTCTCCGAATTCACCGCGATGATCGAAAATCTGCAAAAGCATGACGCCTAG
- the ribD gene encoding bifunctional diaminohydroxyphosphoribosylaminopyrimidine deaminase/5-amino-6-(5-phosphoribosylamino)uracil reductase RibD, which translates to MTPSQDAAYMARAVKLAEKGKYTTDPNPHVGCVLVKDDNVIAEGWTQRAGFAHAEVDALAKTDNARGATAYVTLEPCSHHGKTGPCSDALIAAGISRVVVAMQDPNPLVAGRGLQKLREAGIEVLVGVLQQEAEKLNQGFFKRMQLGLPWIRSKLAMSLDGRTALASGESQWITSAQARQDVQILRAASSAIVTGIDTVLYDDPQLNARVDFDAVQPVKVVLDSQLRMPLSARLLDNAVDVWIITCSDNALKQQKLRDVGCKVFQVDARNGRADLVQVFKLLAELQINTAWVEAGATLNGALLNSGLIDEWLIYMAPCVLGDQGRGLFSLPGMLTMQDKKTLRLIEARQIGPDLRLRYQAKTD; encoded by the coding sequence ATGACGCCTAGTCAAGACGCGGCCTATATGGCGCGCGCCGTCAAATTGGCGGAAAAGGGCAAATACACAACCGATCCCAACCCCCATGTCGGTTGTGTGTTGGTCAAAGACGACAACGTGATTGCCGAGGGCTGGACGCAACGCGCCGGATTTGCCCATGCCGAAGTCGATGCGCTGGCTAAAACAGATAATGCGCGGGGCGCCACAGCCTATGTCACATTGGAGCCTTGCAGCCATCATGGTAAAACCGGCCCTTGCAGCGACGCGCTGATCGCTGCCGGGATCAGCCGGGTCGTGGTGGCGATGCAGGATCCCAATCCCCTGGTGGCTGGACGCGGTTTGCAAAAACTCCGGGAGGCAGGCATTGAGGTGCTGGTCGGCGTCTTGCAGCAAGAAGCAGAAAAGCTAAACCAAGGCTTTTTTAAACGTATGCAGCTGGGTTTACCGTGGATACGCAGCAAGCTGGCCATGAGCCTCGACGGCCGTACCGCGCTGGCCTCCGGCGAGAGTCAATGGATTACATCCGCCCAAGCCAGGCAAGACGTACAGATCTTGCGGGCGGCCAGCAGCGCAATTGTCACCGGCATCGATACAGTGTTGTACGACGATCCGCAATTGAATGCGCGCGTCGATTTCGATGCGGTGCAGCCGGTCAAAGTGGTGCTGGATTCGCAATTACGCATGCCCTTATCCGCCAGGCTGTTGGACAATGCGGTAGATGTGTGGATTATTACCTGTAGCGACAACGCGCTAAAACAGCAGAAATTACGCGACGTGGGCTGCAAAGTCTTTCAGGTCGATGCGCGGAACGGGCGCGCAGACTTGGTACAGGTTTTTAAGTTGCTGGCCGAGTTACAAATCAACACGGCTTGGGTGGAGGCCGGCGCCACGCTGAATGGTGCGCTGCTCAATAGCGGACTGATCGATGAATGGTTGATTTACATGGCGCCGTGTGTGTTGGGCGATCAAGGGCGCGGCCTATTTAGTCTGCCGGGCATGCTGACCATGCAGGATAAAAAAACACTGCGCCTGATCGAAGCCCGGCAAATTGGACCGGATTTAAGATTACGCTATCAAGCAAAAACCGATTGA